A portion of the Burkholderia sp. GAS332 genome contains these proteins:
- a CDS encoding GlcNAc-PI de-N-acetylase has translation MRYTSIALIVGTALCRDVLASTPIAPVCTYKVQAIVAHQDDDLFFMQTDLQRHLERGACAEVVYLTNGKLASDTWDYSARRDIGALTAWSSMAGAPAPESIKWSQDRPDVIGYKPVRYTHPDGRLTHIHLGIDDAWEGSGWGSHTPLSRAYSDTSYAAPAYPAGPAAPGAAESNVERYRVKGPRNLVHALAQLIFKYQPDILYLQDPSITTAVEKLCWLCGENNDHPDRAVGAKLALRGMSYLYMSHATQFYVGDPGAARAANLTSAESDMKTRVAAWYGKYDSKYQCSSASASAPPSCSWPPEAEGKWLKAQYILARGAEPLSRQIAPIGAAGSKGGAIVAYVGSVDNKLHVRSTVARRLAPVEGRFAGVPAVAVGRDARLAVFARTAQNDLVHVATNSDGGWLPTVTWRDSVIVSSPQAIANSDGRLAVVARAVDKSVLYRAEAGVGGAWGSWLPTGLKGAGDPAVVKDATGALAVAVRDGMFHGPLRIRSQVLPGQAAFSDVEFPETWSLVDPIMLNGADGGVIVVTKEMLGVHNPMDPTGPIGDFKIYRQSSPVALSASPKWTQVGLGIKENWINVTATMAQDKVIVAGNCGAGKAFAYVNPYEQSFPNLCVWKDGVITDLGPVDGVAKFVSDDGADPMLVVRSERDASVLASKFKDGAWSAFSAL, from the coding sequence ATGCGCTATACATCTATTGCTCTAATCGTTGGCACTGCTTTATGTCGTGATGTCCTGGCGAGTACCCCGATCGCGCCGGTGTGCACCTACAAGGTTCAGGCCATCGTCGCGCATCAGGACGACGACCTGTTCTTCATGCAAACCGATTTGCAGCGCCATCTGGAGCGAGGCGCTTGCGCCGAGGTTGTCTATCTGACGAACGGAAAGCTCGCCTCAGATACATGGGACTATTCAGCGAGGCGTGACATCGGTGCTTTGACCGCATGGTCGTCGATGGCCGGCGCACCCGCTCCTGAATCGATCAAATGGTCGCAGGACCGGCCGGACGTCATCGGTTACAAACCCGTTCGCTATACCCACCCCGACGGCCGGCTGACACATATCCATCTTGGGATCGACGATGCGTGGGAGGGCAGCGGTTGGGGCTCTCACACGCCGCTGAGCCGCGCGTATTCGGACACGAGCTACGCTGCTCCGGCGTATCCGGCCGGGCCAGCGGCTCCTGGTGCGGCTGAAAGTAACGTCGAGCGCTATCGGGTCAAAGGGCCTCGCAATCTCGTGCACGCGCTGGCTCAATTGATCTTTAAGTATCAGCCGGACATCCTCTACCTGCAGGATCCGTCTATTACAACCGCAGTTGAGAAGCTGTGCTGGTTATGCGGTGAGAACAACGACCATCCAGATCGTGCGGTAGGCGCAAAATTGGCGCTCCGTGGGATGAGCTATCTGTATATGAGCCATGCAACGCAGTTCTATGTGGGCGATCCAGGCGCCGCAAGGGCTGCGAATCTGACTTCCGCGGAGTCCGATATGAAAACCCGCGTGGCAGCGTGGTACGGTAAATACGACAGCAAGTACCAATGTTCAAGCGCGTCGGCTTCGGCGCCACCTTCGTGTTCATGGCCACCCGAGGCGGAAGGTAAATGGCTTAAAGCGCAGTACATCTTGGCGCGCGGTGCGGAACCTTTGAGTCGCCAGATTGCGCCAATCGGTGCTGCCGGCTCTAAAGGCGGCGCTATTGTCGCCTACGTGGGCAGCGTGGACAACAAGCTGCATGTGCGAAGTACCGTAGCGCGTAGACTCGCGCCTGTCGAAGGCCGGTTTGCCGGCGTACCGGCGGTAGCGGTCGGCAGAGATGCGCGGCTTGCGGTTTTCGCGCGCACGGCGCAAAACGATCTTGTTCACGTGGCGACGAACTCAGACGGAGGATGGCTGCCGACGGTCACCTGGCGCGACAGCGTGATCGTGTCCTCACCGCAGGCCATCGCCAACAGTGACGGCCGCCTTGCCGTTGTGGCCCGGGCAGTTGACAAAAGTGTGCTCTATCGCGCGGAAGCTGGCGTTGGCGGTGCCTGGGGCTCGTGGCTACCCACGGGTTTGAAGGGCGCAGGCGATCCGGCCGTGGTTAAAGATGCCACGGGCGCGCTGGCAGTCGCGGTGCGCGACGGAATGTTTCATGGTCCGCTCCGAATCCGGTCGCAAGTGTTGCCCGGGCAGGCAGCGTTCAGTGACGTCGAGTTCCCTGAGACGTGGTCACTTGTTGACCCGATCATGCTGAACGGGGCCGACGGCGGCGTAATCGTCGTCACGAAAGAAATGCTGGGCGTCCATAACCCAATGGATCCAACAGGACCGATCGGCGACTTCAAGATCTACCGGCAGTCGTCGCCCGTCGCTTTGTCCGCGAGTCCAAAGTGGACTCAGGTGGGGCTCGGCATCAAGGAGAATTGGATCAACGTGACGGCGACAATGGCGCAAGACAAGGTGATCGTTGCGGGAAACTGCGGAGCTGGCAAGGCGTTCGCGTACGTCAACCCATACGAGCAGTCATTCCCCAATCTTTGTGTCTGGAAGGACGGTGTGATCACCGATCTCGGCCCTGTCGACGGCGTGGCGAAGTTCGTCAGCGACGACGGCGCCGACCCGATGCTCGTCGTGCGTAGCGAACGCGATGCGTCGGTGCTTGCGTCAAAGTTCAAGGATGGCGCGTGGTCGGCGTTCAGCGCGCTTTGA
- a CDS encoding Transcriptional regulator of acetoin/glycerol metabolism, translating to MTHRSVAPPTLGRPDVIAQAHARSLEVGLRASETPDFQPLRRLALRELVDRNQSLYTHALPVMETLHAQIVDTQSMVLLTDNHGVILHSLGDSDFVEKANRVALCPGVSWAEADRGTNAIGTALIDGQPTVVHAGEHFLHANRILTCSCAPIADPFGRTIGALDVSGDTRGFHKHTLALVRMSAQMIENHLFSNQFVDAIRVHFHARAEFIGTLYEGLAAFAPDGTFLSANRSALFQFGQPLADLQRQTFDALFGIAFARLLQQIARAPGESIVLTLPSGVRVVARGEFAAPRYVASAEGFPDAARTATSSGTRAAARPCEAPPLATLETLDTGDATVSAILRRVAKLRGRDIPILVLGKTGTGKEWLARAIHHDSPRRAAPFIALNCASLPDTLIEAELFGYEDGAFTGAKKRGSVGKIVQADGGTLFLDEIGDMPLAQQVRLMRVLQERTVVPLGGTRAIPVDLRVVCATHRNLRAMIEAGTFREDLYYRINGLVVTLPALRERSDLAALVERMLVLQPDGERLPHRVSDEVLERFAQCRWPGNLRQLANVLRTASIMAEGAEQIELEDLPEDFLQDCAAIPLHEAHIGTDVQSCRQDGSTDGMTIATDAPAPPCRKEEWQSALIAQTLARHTGNVSAAARELGLARNTVYRYLRRGQDR from the coding sequence TTGACCCATCGATCTGTTGCGCCGCCCACCCTCGGCCGGCCAGATGTCATCGCGCAAGCGCATGCCCGCTCGCTCGAAGTCGGCCTGCGTGCATCGGAAACGCCAGACTTTCAACCGCTGCGCCGCCTCGCGCTGCGTGAACTCGTCGATCGCAACCAGTCGCTGTACACCCACGCGCTCCCTGTCATGGAGACGCTGCACGCGCAGATCGTCGACACGCAAAGCATGGTGCTGCTCACCGACAATCACGGCGTGATTCTCCACAGTCTCGGTGACAGCGATTTCGTCGAAAAAGCCAATCGCGTCGCGTTGTGTCCGGGCGTGTCATGGGCCGAAGCGGATCGCGGCACGAACGCAATCGGCACCGCCCTGATCGACGGGCAACCCACCGTCGTGCACGCCGGCGAGCACTTCCTGCACGCGAACCGGATCCTCACCTGTTCGTGCGCGCCCATCGCGGATCCCTTCGGGCGCACCATCGGCGCGCTCGATGTCAGTGGCGACACGCGCGGTTTTCACAAGCACACACTCGCACTCGTGCGGATGTCGGCACAGATGATCGAAAATCATCTGTTCTCCAATCAATTCGTCGACGCCATTCGCGTCCACTTTCACGCGCGCGCGGAATTCATCGGCACGCTGTACGAAGGGCTCGCTGCGTTTGCGCCGGACGGCACGTTTTTGTCCGCAAATCGCAGCGCGCTGTTTCAATTCGGGCAGCCGCTCGCCGACCTGCAAAGGCAAACTTTCGACGCACTGTTCGGTATTGCATTCGCCCGGTTGCTGCAACAGATCGCCCGCGCACCCGGTGAAAGTATCGTGCTGACGCTGCCGAGCGGCGTGCGAGTGGTCGCACGCGGCGAATTTGCGGCGCCGCGTTATGTTGCGTCGGCGGAAGGCTTTCCTGACGCGGCGCGTACGGCCACTTCCAGCGGCACGCGTGCTGCGGCCCGGCCCTGCGAAGCGCCGCCACTCGCCACACTCGAAACGCTCGATACCGGCGACGCGACGGTCTCCGCGATCCTGCGACGCGTCGCCAAGCTGCGTGGACGCGATATTCCGATTCTTGTACTCGGCAAAACCGGCACGGGCAAGGAGTGGCTCGCCCGTGCGATCCATCACGATTCGCCGCGGCGAGCCGCCCCCTTCATCGCGTTGAATTGCGCATCGTTGCCCGATACGCTGATCGAGGCAGAGTTGTTCGGCTATGAAGACGGCGCGTTCACTGGCGCCAAGAAACGCGGCAGCGTCGGCAAGATCGTGCAAGCCGACGGCGGTACGCTTTTTCTAGACGAAATCGGCGATATGCCGCTGGCCCAGCAAGTGCGGTTGATGCGCGTGCTGCAAGAGCGCACCGTCGTGCCGCTCGGTGGCACGCGGGCGATTCCGGTCGATCTGCGCGTCGTCTGCGCGACCCACCGCAATCTGCGCGCGATGATCGAAGCCGGCACCTTCCGTGAAGACCTGTATTACCGGATCAACGGCCTCGTTGTCACCTTGCCGGCGCTGCGCGAGCGTAGCGATCTGGCGGCGCTCGTCGAGCGCATGCTGGTATTGCAGCCGGATGGCGAGCGTTTGCCGCATCGCGTGTCCGATGAGGTGCTGGAACGGTTCGCGCAATGCCGCTGGCCGGGCAATCTGCGGCAATTGGCTAATGTGCTGCGCACCGCAAGCATCATGGCCGAAGGCGCGGAGCAGATCGAACTCGAGGATTTGCCGGAGGATTTTTTGCAGGATTGTGCGGCGATCCCCCTGCATGAAGCACACATCGGCACCGACGTGCAGTCGTGCCGTCAAGACGGTAGCACTGACGGCATGACGATCGCAACCGACGCTCCAGCACCGCCATGCCGCAAGGAAGAATGGCAATCGGCGCTGATTGCGCAGACGCTCGCGCGCCACACTGGAAATGTGTCTGCGGCAGCACGCGAGTTGGGCCTTGCGCGCAATACGGTGTATCGGTATCTACGCCGAGGGCAAGACCGCTGA